The segment TGAATTCGAAATATGAATCGCCGAAAGCCCCGGAGATTTTCTTGCCGCCTAAAAAAGGCGGGTTACCTAAAATGCAATCAAAACCTCCTTCATTAAATACTTCTGGGAACTCCAAGAACCAATGAAAAAATCGCTTTTCTCTCGCTAAGGTTTCAGCCTTTGCCAGTTTATCGCTTTGCAATACACCTATATGCTTATTTAGCTGCCGTAAAAAAATACGGTATTCTGCATCAGTTAAGATATTTGGTTTGTTTCCATCAGTCTTTGGTATAAAAAACTGGGCCACCTGTGCATCGGCCAGTTGTTTCATGCGTATACGGTGGTAATCACTTTCGTACTGGCGGTATTGCTTCTCTTTATTGGCAACTTCTTCGGGTGTTCGTTCGGGGAGGTTTTTAAAGAGCTTGTATTGTTCAATAACCGCATCCACTTCGGTGATCATAGCTTTTTCAAATTCAAACGCTGCCTGTGTTTTTTCTTTGCGTTCCTGTTTGTTCCGTTTCAGGAAAGAAGAGGCAATGGTTTTATCATCACCCGGTAATGCTTTAAACGCTTCATCGGCTATTCCTTTCTCCAGTTCATCTTTATGTGCAAGGCCCACAATGGCATCACCGCATTTTATATGATGGTCTAAAAAATTCAATGGTTCGCCGGGGTTATGTGCTTCGAGCCACATGGCTACTTTGCATAATTCAACAGCCAATGGGTTTTTATCTACACCATAAATACAATTATTAATTGCATCACGTATTGCCTGTCGCAATACCGGTGGCGAGGGCTGGTCTTCTTTACTCCGCAGTTTTGCCAGTTCAAAACCAATACGCCTTGCTGCTGATAATAAAATATGTCCGCTGCCGCAAGCCACATCGCAAACCTTTAAAGAGAGCAGGGCCGCCTCCGCATCTTTTTCTTTGAGCTTATCAGTAATTAAATAATCCAGCGAGTGTTTAATTAACGGCTTCACCAACTCTTCAGGTGTATAATGAGCTCCATCCTTACTTCTTTGAGTCTTCCCTTTCTCTTGTCCTTTAAATAAAAAAACGGGTTGAGTATTTGGTTCCTGAATTTCAGGCTCGTATTCCAGCAGGCCTTCGTACACACTACCAAATTCTTCCACATCCAGATCAGCATAGTTTACCCTCACCCGTTGGCCCTTTTCACTTTCAAAGGTTACCAGGTGGCGGAGTACTTTTAACAGCGTTTCGTTATCCAGCATCTGTTCACTCATGATGCCTAATGCATCCGCTGCAAACAAACCGGAACCAAGTGGAGCAATACCCAGTTGCTTGCCATACTTGCTGTTTTCAAACAACGTAAAGCAGGTAACCAGCGATTGCCATAAATCGGTTTTCTTCGGATCTACATACACCGCCTTTTCCACCAGCCTGCATAAACGTTGTACGCTGTAATACTTGTAATAAATAGTTCGCTGCTGTTCTATCTGCTCATCTCTGTTTGCGGGATAAATTAATTTTCGTTCTTCAATCACCATCAAAAACAGTAAGCGGTAAATGATGCGGAGATTGTATAAATAATAATCCTGTGCATTCAGTTGGTTGGCAGCAATGGTTTTTCGCAACCCTTCATTGGCATTGTTCTGTAAAAAACCATTGGCCAGTTCTTTAATGGATGTTTCTACCGCCAAGCTTAACCGTTCCCGTATACGTGAGCCCGATGCCAATGCTTCCTGGTGATAAAACTCCAGGATGCTTTCCGCACCGGCATCCATTTTTTGCGGCATACGGCTCGCATGCAAGACACGATAAAGCAATGCAAATTCTGCATAGAGTCCGTCGTCCATCATTTGGTTGAGATCAAACTCGAGATAACTTAGGCGGCTCAGTCGTGTAGCATCACGCAGCAACCGCAAAAATTTACCATTGCTTACCAGTGCATACATGTGCTCCTGGTTATTGAGATATTCCTGCGCCAATGCATGTGGTGAAAGTCGTGGACCACCTGTTTCGGCTCTTGCATCCAATGATTGATTAATGCCTACAATGTGCACGGGAAATTGATCAAGATTCGTAGCCCTGAAACTTACTGCATAAGTTTTGCCATTAATGGTTTCGGCCTGTGCTGCAGATAATTCGTAACCGAGAATGCCCATCAGGGGTTTCATCCAGTAATTACGTGTTTCGGTAGTACCAGTATCGGTTGCTGATAGCTGTTCCCTTTTTTGTTTGAACGCTTTCCAGTGCGATAAGGCTAATGACCAGGCCAGACTTATTTCATCACGAACAGATGCATGCGGATCGAGATTGAAATCTTTTGCCTGTTGAAAACGAATATCCTCGGTGCGGATTTTTTCCAGCACCTCACTACTGAGAATATTACCCTGTATATTAATTGACGAATAGTTCATGTTGATCAGAGGTCTTGTGGTTTTGGCATCAGGATATATACACCCATTACATCAGGAGGTAAAACAGGCGTAGCTTTTTCATAACGACGTCCACCAATTAATTCTTTAAAGCGACTGTGAGCAGATACCAGTTCATCGGCCCTGTTACCAGCGAGTTCAAGAAACTGATGTTTCATTTCGTCGAAACGTTTCATCTCAGTTCTGATATCTGCCTGTTGTCGTTCCGCAGAAAGATTGGATAAACTTTTAGATTGAAGCAACAAGTCTTTTGCTTCTTTAAATTCCAGAGTTTCTGTTTTGCCATTTACTGAGCGATAACCCCAGAGATACATTTCTTCGGCAATGCTTTCTTTTTTAGAGGAAACTTCTTTGATCACATTTCTTACACGGAACACCACCAAAACTGTTTTGGTTGCAACCGTATCAGTTTGAACTTCACAAACCCGTGCAATTTTTCCGTACTCTGGTCTTGGCTCAAACGATAATGCAATTAAGAACTGGCAAAGCAGTTCTGTAAATTTATGATTGCGGCCAACGTAGATATAACCCTTTGGTGTAGGTGAATTGAAACTCACTTTCACCGTTGCTGCATTATTAAAACAACGGCTGATATGTGCAGGCAGGTTTTGCGGTCGTAAAATATAACCTGCTTTACCATCGGCTTCACAAGAGCCACCTAACTGCTGCACGGCACTGCAAACAAAATGTTCTACTGTTTTAATATCACCAATGGCTTCATCAACAGCTTCCAGATCAGCTTTGATGGTTGCAGGGTCAACAGTTTCGTGTGCAAATATGCTTCGAATATTTTCTCCTTTCTTACGGGCCAGTTCTAATTCATTACTAATCGTTTCATCTGTATCTTTAAACAGCTCCTGCTGAACAGCATCTTTTTTATTGTTGAATAAAAGACGTTGAGCTGCTTCCGTCATAATCGACTTGCTGTTTTCACCAATGCTGATAGATACACCTGTTGACCGTTGTATATCCCTTACTTTACGAATCAATACTTCCAGGATAAACATATCCATTTCATTGTTCTCCCCATAAAGCACATAGGTTTTTACAATTGGAGCTGCCTGTCCAAAACGATCAACACGACCTTCACGTTGCTCAATACGATTTGGGTTCCATGGCAAATCATAATGGAGTACTGCTGTAAACTGATCCTGCAGATTAATACCTTCACTTAAACAATCGGTTGCCACCAAAATCCGCTTTTCACTTTTGCCCATCAGTTCAATGCGTTCCTTACGTTGTTCATCTGCCAGTTCGGAAGTAATGGCTTCGATATGAATATTATTTGGCAAGGCTTCTTTCAACCGCTCAGCCACATAATTAGCAGTGGGTATATAATGGCAAAAAACGATGGGAGCAAACCCTTCTTTCACCCACTCTTTCACCAGCTTAATAGTTGTTTCAATTTTTTGATCGGCCTTGCTGTTAAAAATAGATTGTGCTTCTTTATGTAACTCTTCTAATTCTTTTAATTCGTTTCGGGCAAAATCTAGGTTTTCAATAAGATCCTGTCGTGGCACATCCGATACCTGATCGAGTTCTTCAAATAATGTATTTTCAAAACTGTCCTCTTCAGTTATTACGAAATCACCCTCTTCAATCTTTTCTTTTCTGCGGGTTAACATCTCCATTGCCATTGCCGGGCTCGACATGGCTCCTTTGATTAATGCAATGGCTGCCCATGAACGAAGCAAACGTGTATGTTCATTAATTGTTTTTCCGGCAGTAGAAATGCCTTTTGCAAAATGCAGCAGGCTATTGTAAAAAAGTAAGTACTCGTTTGTTAAAGTGAAACCCAATTCTTTTGAGTCTCGTTCCGGGAACTCAGTACTTTCATTCAACCATCTTTTAATGTTCTCCCGTTTGCGCTGTACAAAATACTTCGCCAGTTTTTTTCTGTCAGCCGCTTCAATGGTTTCAAAGTTTAGTTTTTGAAATTCCGGTTTCAACAAACCCAACAATGATGCGAACTCACTGTCTTTCCCACTATGTGGTGTTGCAGTTAACAAAACAATTTGACGTTGCTTATTTGCAGAAAGGTCATGCAGCAATGCATAGCGCTGTTGTTGCGATTTACTTTTCGCACCTGCAGGTAGTGTGCAAGTATGTGCCTCGTCAACGATAATAAACTCAGGGCAATCGTTTAAAAAGATTCCTCTGCGCTTATCAGCTTTTACATAATCAATAGAAACTACCTGATAAGGAAGATGGTGAAACACACTTTGATCGTCGGGTAGTTGCCGATCGAGTTTGGCAGCCGTACTGGATCGGATAATTTCAGCTTGGATATCCAGTTTATCACGTAGCTCTTGTTGCCATTGTTCACAAAGATGTGGAGGACATATCACGGCAAACCGTTTTACCTCGCCACGTTCCATTAGCTCTTTTAAGATAATGAGTGCTTCTACTGTTTTACCAATACCAACATCATCCGCCACTAACAGTCGAGTGGTATCCATCTTTAACGACATCACTAACGGCACTAACTGATATGCCCTTGGGCGAAACGATAATTTCCCCATGCAACGGAATGGACCAGATGCATTTCTAAAGGACAATCGAAAAGCATCATACAACAAACGGGCAGTTTCAAACGATCCGATTTGTTCGGGATTCGGTTCGGGAAAGTTCGCAGAAGTAATTTTCTCTTGTGGAATACTTACAGGAAGAAATACTGCTGTTTCTTCTTCTTCGGATCCACCCAATGGTTTTATCAATAATAAATCGGGGTTATCGGACGGTAACACCATCCAATCCCGGTTTCGATAGTGCACCAGTTCACCTGGATTATGAAGTTTGTTCAATAGCATGTTGTTTAGCCTAATTTTCTAAAGATGTCTTTTCGGTTAGTAATGAGGTCTTCAAGTTTTGTAAGATAATGCCAAACAATTATATCATAGCCTGCATCTCTTAACAAATTTCTTTTGTGCTCATCATCTTTTTTAACTGACTCGTGATCATGCACTGAGCCGTCACAAAAAACAAGCACAGGGCCGTTATCCGTATTATATACAAAGTCCGCATTAATATAAAAATCTTTCAGGTTTACCTGTGCCTTGTTGGGTAAAGCCAATTTGTGTTTGTATAAATGCTTTAAAAATGGCAGTTCTGAATGACTGTTTTTATCATAGCTTCCTAACAGCTGTTGATATTGCTGTTCATAATCTTGGCCATTGCTCATAGAAGAAACATCACAATCCATCAAAAACTCCAATGCTTCTTTAATACCATGCCTGTCTAACAATTCGTGATGCCGCTGATTATAATAAGAAAGAAGATCTTCATAAGAGGCTCTCGGTAATTTGTTACCCTCTTCTGTTTCCTCTCTTGTTAGCGGATCGAAATGTAGTGAACGATAAGCGGTAACAAATAATTCTTTCAACTTAAGCGGCTCATCAATAAGTTGTGATAAAATACCTAAGCTCCCCTGTGCAGCTTCATAGATGAGGATGTTTGGAGACTCTGGGCTTCCCATTACGCTAACACCTATTTCATTGCTTTCAACCTGGAATTGTATTTCAATAGCCCGCTTTATTGCATAGCTAAGACTGATGATTTGGTCCGGCTCTAACTGAAGATTAGCTAACGGCTGCAGATAAAGTGTGTCGGCTGTTTCACGTACAAAAAGCAATACGTCTCGTTTGTTATTGAATGTTTCCTGGTTTTCTAACTCTTTTTGAGTTAACCATTTTCCATTTCGGGTATCCAACGCAAACCCTTCTCTGTCATCTGCTGCACGTCTTGCCTTTCTGTTTAGTTTGATGAGCTCTGTCGCTTGCCCATAAATTAACTTCAACAATTCTGCATCTGCATTTTTTATGATTGCCTCTCGGGTATGCTCAATGCCTGAAGGGTAACGAAAATACTCTTCGATATCATAGCCTTTAGAAGAGCGTTCTTCTTCAATACAAGAAATGCGCTCCCTGGGCCTTGCCTCTGTTTCGCTCAATTCAATGAGGTTGGTTTTATATTCTACATTCGGGCCACGTAATTCAGTCTTTGTTATTGGATCATTGTTAGCAATCTCTGCGTCATCGTCTAAGAAAGCATACCCTGTTTGTGCAGATATTTTAATCCGTCGCTGTAATTCTTCCGGATTCAAAATACTCATTCGGTTTACTTCGTATTTGCTGCCATTATGATAAAGCACATTGTGTGGACCAAATTCCCGCAAGGCTACCGCACGTGAACGGGAGATATATTCACCTTGATCGGAGTGTTTATAACCAACAAATGTGCGAACCGGAAGGCGGGTAAAATTATAGCCAGGTAAAAATCCTTCTGCAGCCAGGTAACGAAATACATAAAACTCAGATTCATTTCCGATTTCTTTATCTGAGTCGTTTAATAAAAGCTCAACCTGTTTTAATCCTGCATTATGTCTTTTCTTCGCATCTCTTTTCTGATCTGTGTCCTGTTTAATTGTAACATCATCCAGAATTACCCTGGAGGCATTAATCATTTTTTTCGCATTCTGATATAAATGAATCCAGCGTTTGAACGAAGATTCAAAGCGAAATGCAAACGAATGCACTTTTTGCTCAAGCCAGTTATCGTTAAACCAC is part of the Lacibacter sediminis genome and harbors:
- a CDS encoding Eco57I restriction-modification methylase domain-containing protein codes for the protein MNYSSINIQGNILSSEVLEKIRTEDIRFQQAKDFNLDPHASVRDEISLAWSLALSHWKAFKQKREQLSATDTGTTETRNYWMKPLMGILGYELSAAQAETINGKTYAVSFRATNLDQFPVHIVGINQSLDARAETGGPRLSPHALAQEYLNNQEHMYALVSNGKFLRLLRDATRLSRLSYLEFDLNQMMDDGLYAEFALLYRVLHASRMPQKMDAGAESILEFYHQEALASGSRIRERLSLAVETSIKELANGFLQNNANEGLRKTIAANQLNAQDYYLYNLRIIYRLLFLMVIEERKLIYPANRDEQIEQQRTIYYKYYSVQRLCRLVEKAVYVDPKKTDLWQSLVTCFTLFENSKYGKQLGIAPLGSGLFAADALGIMSEQMLDNETLLKVLRHLVTFESEKGQRVRVNYADLDVEEFGSVYEGLLEYEPEIQEPNTQPVFLFKGQEKGKTQRSKDGAHYTPEELVKPLIKHSLDYLITDKLKEKDAEAALLSLKVCDVACGSGHILLSAARRIGFELAKLRSKEDQPSPPVLRQAIRDAINNCIYGVDKNPLAVELCKVAMWLEAHNPGEPLNFLDHHIKCGDAIVGLAHKDELEKGIADEAFKALPGDDKTIASSFLKRNKQERKEKTQAAFEFEKAMITEVDAVIEQYKLFKNLPERTPEEVANKEKQYRQYESDYHRIRMKQLADAQVAQFFIPKTDGNKPNILTDAEYRIFLRQLNKHIGVLQSDKLAKAETLAREKRFFHWFLEFPEVFNEGGFDCILGNPPFLGGKKISGAFGDSYFEFIKNNYTPAAAMDLVGFFFRRIFQIIAEKKFMSLISTQSICEGATREWSLEIILNTNGTILFALKRIQWPGVANVDVSLISINKSQSWYAPKILNGNQVQNITPYLTDELSNVAAHELSINSDKSFVGSFILGLGFLIDIEKANEIISKDEKYNEVLFPYLNGEDLNSNIDQLPSRYVINFFDWPVNKANEYPICFDIVESLVKPERQRLEKDSNGKEIAGKFVLRNPLPQKWWQYADKRPSLYSKLKNLNRVLVIPETTKYLSFTYYSPGIVFSSMTKVILLEEYYFGAILCSTFHEEWARKYSATLGGRLKYNPSNCFVTFPFPNCISDNNIASLNRISEAYHKYRPKLMLSIGLGLTKTYNAFHAKDVQLSIANDNLQFFDKKVIEKQYGKEVWNLWNHLQRTKDTCSMEEALAGIVKLRELHVQMDHAVLVAYGWSDIQLRHDFYEVDYLPENDRIRFTIHPDARKEVLKRLLELNHQIHEEEIKAGLWDKKGKKKTYKTDDDVVSRVDEPDENLGGLFNQK
- a CDS encoding helicase-related protein — encoded protein: MNKLHNPGELVHYRNRDWMVLPSDNPDLLLIKPLGGSEEEETAVFLPVSIPQEKITSANFPEPNPEQIGSFETARLLYDAFRLSFRNASGPFRCMGKLSFRPRAYQLVPLVMSLKMDTTRLLVADDVGIGKTVEALIILKELMERGEVKRFAVICPPHLCEQWQQELRDKLDIQAEIIRSSTAAKLDRQLPDDQSVFHHLPYQVVSIDYVKADKRRGIFLNDCPEFIIVDEAHTCTLPAGAKSKSQQQRYALLHDLSANKQRQIVLLTATPHSGKDSEFASLLGLLKPEFQKLNFETIEAADRKKLAKYFVQRKRENIKRWLNESTEFPERDSKELGFTLTNEYLLFYNSLLHFAKGISTAGKTINEHTRLLRSWAAIALIKGAMSSPAMAMEMLTRRKEKIEEGDFVITEEDSFENTLFEELDQVSDVPRQDLIENLDFARNELKELEELHKEAQSIFNSKADQKIETTIKLVKEWVKEGFAPIVFCHYIPTANYVAERLKEALPNNIHIEAITSELADEQRKERIELMGKSEKRILVATDCLSEGINLQDQFTAVLHYDLPWNPNRIEQREGRVDRFGQAAPIVKTYVLYGENNEMDMFILEVLIRKVRDIQRSTGVSISIGENSKSIMTEAAQRLLFNNKKDAVQQELFKDTDETISNELELARKKGENIRSIFAHETVDPATIKADLEAVDEAIGDIKTVEHFVCSAVQQLGGSCEADGKAGYILRPQNLPAHISRCFNNAATVKVSFNSPTPKGYIYVGRNHKFTELLCQFLIALSFEPRPEYGKIARVCEVQTDTVATKTVLVVFRVRNVIKEVSSKKESIAEEMYLWGYRSVNGKTETLEFKEAKDLLLQSKSLSNLSAERQQADIRTEMKRFDEMKHQFLELAGNRADELVSAHSRFKELIGGRRYEKATPVLPPDVMGVYILMPKPQDL